In the genome of Lathyrus oleraceus cultivar Zhongwan6 chromosome 4, CAAS_Psat_ZW6_1.0, whole genome shotgun sequence, the window TGATGGTAAAGTTTCGATGATTAATTTGCCGTGTTTTAATCTTAGTGGTACTTTGAGTCATTCTGTTGCAAATTTAGGTTCTTTAGTTGATATCAGATTGGAGGGTAATCATATCAATGGCGTAGTGCCTAGTAATTGGACCAGTTTGATGAATATGAAATTGTTTGATCTGAGTAGAGcatttttaacaaaatttaaaacaCAAACTACCATTCCTGATCTTCATGTTCTGATATCTACACCATTTCACCCTGCCTATGTTACTGCTGAAAGAATTAAGAAAGCTAAGAATTTAGAGCTACTTTTGACTGCCGGAATTGGTTCTGATCACATTGATCTCAATGCTGCGGCTGCTGCTGGTTTAACCGTCGCAGAGGTCACAGGAAGCAACACAATATCTGTTGCTGAGGATGAGCTAATGAGAATTCTCATTATGGTGAGGAATTTTGTGCCTGGTTACCATCAGTCTATTACAGGAGAATGGGATGTTGCTGGCATTGCACATAGAGCCTATGATCTTGAAGGAAAGACGATAGGAACGGTGGGTGCTGGACGAATCGGGAAGCTTTTACTCCAAAGGCTGAAACCTTTTAACTGTAACCTTTTATATCATGATAGACTTAAGATGGAGCCTGAATTGGAGAAAGAAATTGGAGCTAAGTTTGAAGAGGACCTCGATACAATGCTTCCAAAGTGCGATGTAATTGCTCCAACAAAGTTACCAGATACAGAGAGATGGTTAGAGGGATTTGCAACCTTAGATAGACGCCTTTTGCCTCCAGAAAGCCACTGGCCATAGATTTTGAGTTCAAGTAGAAAATAAGGTGCTATGAAAGTGCACCAAATGGCAGGGTGAATGGTTTGTTGTGGGGCTAGTTTAGAGGGTACAGAGATTGCTAAAAACATGCAGACAACCCAAGGGGCAAAGAAGAAGTTGATACGAACCGGATGGAAATACTCTCTTCTGACTGCTTCAAAGTAGAATATGCATTTCAGAATGTAGGTGATGGAAACAGCTATCAACACTGCTAAGGCTAACAACCATATTAGAAAACTGATATTTGGTGTAATATGAAGAAACCTTGTGGCTGGACTTGTTGCCAGATTATGCCATAAAACCGCTTGACTGCTTAGGTCGAGACAGATACCAAAACATCCTATAGGAAACCGAAGGAGAAACGACCACTGCTCATCTGTCGGGAGAAGGATGTCCTCATAGTCCTGTGTCAAATGTATGCACAACATTATAATTGATCATTTATACATAtttaaaaactattttaaaaataaaaatatctGATCAACTATTCTCTTAAACATCATTTTAAAATCCCATAATTTTTAACTGTGATTGAGTCTTTGGAAAGATATATAGCATATATCTAGCTAACATGCATGCATTCATGCAACTTAGGTAGCAATTTCTCACCTTAACTTCATTTAACTCAGGTCCTCTAAGAGCAGCAAAGTATCTACCAGCAGGAACACTTGCATTAACAGAATCATCATCCACACCAGAAGTGCCATTAATCTTCTGAGACTCCAATTCCTTCTCGATTTTTCTCGGCAACAAAGAATTCTGTTTACTGAGAGTGGATTTCGTCTTAAAGATACTGAAATCTCTTTTCTGTCCTTCCAAACCAATCTTATTTGCAGGATTCAAACCTCCTAAGCTGGTTCCACTTCTGTGACTCATCTATTGGTCATCAACCACTACTGTGACTCATCTATTGGTCATCAACCACTACTGTGACTCATCTATCCTGGTCAACACTCTCAACACCAATCATTAATTCATTGATGGGGAAATCCGAACTCAAACCCAGTCAAAACATGTTCCAGTTCAGTTTTGGATGATAAGTTTAAAAAATTCGATCCGATTCGATCAAATTTCATGCGGTTTGATTTAGATCCGTTTTTAGATATCCAAATtacaatttatttatttattaatattataaaaatactaataaataataaattttatataatatataacATAAACTATatttatgaaaaaataaatatcatttaaaaataaattaacaCAATATATCATACTAATTCGATCGAACCACAAACCCGGTATTGGGTATTGAAAACCGTCTTGTTCACTCTCGTATGCAATTCCTTTCCACTTTCCTTTTCTCATAAAACACAGAATCCATTCTTCTTCCTTTTCTGTTTTCCCTCCGCCATTGAAGCTCGGTTCCAAGGCTTAAGGGTAATTTAATTTCCCCACAGTGGGTTTCAATCCTCATTATGATAATGAAGCTTTTATTTGTCTTATTTCCATTTGAGTTCTCATTTGTTTTAGTTTGTTGCCATGAAGTGTTCAACCAAGTGCTTCTCATTTGTCTTGATAATGAATTAGTAACAAAGCTTTGATTTGAATTCTTCCATTGTTAAGATGTTTCCGTTGATAAAACTGAATGATTTTGCTGCTGTTGTGTCTCATGGTGTAATGCTTGTTTTCTGTTTGATAAAATGCTTCAACCGAACTTTGTGAATAGGAAACACTTGTCATAGATGAAATGAACCAAGATAGGTTTTAGTGACATTGATAGTGCAGTGTCATAACTATTGCCTGCTTAATTGGTTATTTGATTTTGAGCTAGTGATGCAAAGTAAATTGTGAGATTTTTACCTGCTGTTTAGTTGGTTATTATCTATGTATGAGAGAGTAGATGAGATTATCGTAATCAACTCCTAGAAGTAAAATTTGTTCATGATGCAGGTACTAGATATACAGTTCACCTATTGAAGTACTCTGTGGAATGGAAAAATCGTCATTTTTGGACCGAATGATTGGTCATCTTCGGGGAACTTGCAAGTATGTCCATGTTAACTACTGGTGTCATTTTCTCTGAATTGTAGCTTTATTAATCTTTACTACTGATTCTATTTTCTATCATTCTGTAGTAACTACAATAATTCTTTGTACTACAATACTTATTTTTCTCTAGGCATTTTTTTCGTTAATTAAATATTAGAAACTAATTATTGTCATTTGATTGAAGAATTGTTTAGTCTTATCGATAAGTCTATGGAATCTCATTTCAAATAATTGAATATTAACGACAAAGTTCAGTAACCCGTACTATGGTAGCATACTTTGCAATTTGCATGATATAATTTAGATGATAGATACTTTGCACAATTCCCTGGTGCATTATTCTTGGAAATTCACCTCATCCCATGCTGTCTATTAATGGGAAATATCAATTTGttggaattgttttgataatATTAGGTACTATACTGGTTATCCAAAGGATCTTGGACCATCACGGGTTGTTCATTTCACCTCCGAGCGTGAGTTTGTCAATCTCCTTCATGAAGGGTTTCCCGTGGTTGTTGCTTTTACTATCAGGTGATCCGGTTGGAGTCAGCTCTTGAATACTCTTACTCTGAAGCTTATTTAGGTgtgaatgaaaaagaaaagaaataaaatgaattaatttagGAATGGCTTCTTATTATTCTATAATGCAGGGGGAATTACACAGAACATCTTGACAAAGTATTAGAAGAAGCTGCTTCTGAGTTTTATCCACATGTAAAATTTATGCGTGTAAGTTATTTTATTAATGATCTCTTATTACTTGTTTGTGTTGGCACTTGAGAGTCATACCTATGTATATTTTTACTCACGATGAAGCATTGCAATCGTCTAGTCTGATAGAGTCACAAAAACATACACAAATGTGCTCATTACTTTGCAATGAGTTGTGGAGTTTACTAATAGGAAAGTAGGCACAAGGCTTACAGTAGAATTTATCTTTTATCGTGTTCCTTTTTCTGTACCTTTATTGCTTGTTATTGTCTACGCACTTTGCAACGTTTCTATTCCACATTGATGATGACATGATAATTTTTTGTGCTTTGCAGGTTGAGTGTCCAAAGTATCCTGGGTTTTGTATAAGTCGGCAGAAAAAGGAGTACCCATTCATGGAAATATTTCATAGTCCAACACATGTATGGTATTCCTTTCTGTTTGCTAAGCCTCTTAACCTCAGTGCCTAAATTGCTAATAGGataaaattataataaattttCTTCTGATGGCATGTTTAAGTAAACCCAAGAAGCACAAATTCTATGACAATAATTTGGTTTTTAGTAATTGGTTGATCTTTTCATTGACTCAATGGAAATGTAGTTACTTGAGACATGTGTTTCTTTTTACAGGTGGCTAACCAGGGTAGGGTAGCTGATCCAAATATTACTAAATACAATGTGAAAGTCATGCCAGTAAGTATCCCTCCTCCTGCTTTTCAGGAAAATTGTAAAGCATGTAATACCGACCATGATTATTTGTATTTTGAACAATCCCCCTTAAGAAAATATCAAATTCTGAAAATGTACCCTTCCCAGGTATTAAATCTAGTAATCAACCACTAAGATCAACTTAAGCACATGTTTCTTTTGGATTAAGCGCTAACCACTAGGCTAAAAGCAATTGCTGTTAATGAGGGCGCAACTTTATTTTCTTATAGCATAGAGCCCTCAAGGGGCTGTGCCCAGCCCATACTAAACGCCATGGGTTGGGATGTTAAACCCATCGAATCCCTAAGGGTGATGCTGGATTAATAAATCCAACAGTTTCTTGATATGAAGCCATTTAGGTTTTTACCAATGAAATTTGTCTACTTGCCATGGAGGGTTCCTCAAAGTTAAGATTTCTTCCATTCCATGTACAAGGAGCCATTTCCTatcatttaaaaataaattttcttactcaaaattgatatttcattttgaaacaaaattaattaataattagAAAGTATAAAAGTGTAGATTGCAAGATTGCTTAAAGATTACTATATCAATGGAGCAAAATGTATATTGAGTTGCTTAAATATTATGTGGCATAGTTGAAATTGAGAAGCTCTTAATAGCTGCTAAACAACTAAAAGTTTTGTAACCAGTAAAAGTGGCTGTAAAACCTATCAAACATTTTTGAACTTCTATGACATATGTCAAAGGCTTTGGCTTTGAATATTTTTAATAATCTCATACTTCCATTTGCTTGTGTGCAATTGCAGTTCAACTACGATATCAGTGTTTACGGGTTTAGAGAAATCTTCAAGCGCTATGGGATCCGGGCATCAGATATGAAGTAAGGCTCTAGTAGGAAGGTTTTATCTTTCAAATAATAAGGAGCCACACCAGATTATACTACCTATTTTATCAAATTGTAATTATATATCATCATAAGTTACAACTTCAGGCCAGTAGATGGCAAATTATAATTACCTGTTTTGTTGATGTCTCAACCCTTAAATATAATTTGGTTCAGTCCAGTCCTGGAAATGTTCTCTTCATTCCTTCATTTTGGTTGTTTAAGTTGTATACTAAAGTTAATTGATGTAGCTTTTAGGTTATTTTTCTCTTAATGTTGTGGTATTTCAACTATTGGCCCGATTGACTTTTCATTTTGAtttgtttttgaagaaaattaATGTTAATAGAACGGAGAATTTTTAAACAAATCAGCTCTATATCTCTCTAGATGTTTGCAATAGTGATATTTTGTTATTGGAATTGAACCGGAATGTCTTGCCTTAATCAAATCTCCTTTTAGACTTCGTGCTGAGAGGATCGTGAAATTGAGATGTTTTACCTTGGTCACACCGTCCTTCCAAGTCTCTTGTTTGAGAGATTGTGAACTCAAATAATTTTAGTTGGACCTCAAAGAGCTTGGCCAACCAATTATTTACTCCTCAATCATGGATCATGGAAGAATGTGTCTGATCTTATATTACGAGAATAATTGAAGTCATCATAAGTAAAGGGGTCAAAGAAGCCCTAAATGAGAAAGCCTTAACAATTAGGCCCCCTATTTGGTCCCATTTTTTTAGGCTCCATACTAAATCACCTCTTATTTTTAAGCCCAttcatatttttgttttttaaagGGCCTAAATGAGGGGttcaaaatataatttatttttttaaatatatatttttaaataataaatatttttgaaaactattttttttaaatattattttttttttcaaaaaaaaagaaacattgattttttttcgaaaataaaccttactttcttaaaataaaaaaaataattctTTTAAAAAATAAACATAATCGATTTTTTTGAAAGTATTAaaaattttagtttttttttaaaaaattggtatttttgaaaaaaaatatttttttcacaaaaaataAATAGATTTTTTCGTAAAAAAAAACTgattaattttttaaaatgagaaaagcgttttttttaaaataaaaaatcaatttttttcgaaaaaaaagtcaattatttttttaaataaaaacttatttttttcgaaaaagaatgtcgatttttttttgaaaataaaccATCGATTGTTTTCGAGAAAAAAAGTCAATTTTTCCTAAAACTAaaaaatttgatatttttcaaaaagatatttcgattttttttatatataaaaaaagtCGATTTTTTCGATAAAAAAAGATgatttgtttttgaaaaaaaatgacttttttcgaaaataaaaaaaactgACTTTTTTcgaaaatagaaaaaaaaagtcaaagttttttcaaaaataaaaaaaaatcaattttttccaaaaaattaaatcgatttttttaaataaaaaagtttaattttatttgaaacaaaatcaaaattttcctaaaataaaaaagttgatattttttgaaaaaaaatgatttttatgaaaataaaaaaataaaatatttttttctttaaaaaaaaagTCAGTTTTTTTTCTTTAAAACTTTAAAAAATGATAGGGCCTTAAGGCTTTACTTGAATTTTATGGGCCTTTAGTTTATGGGGCCTATATATTTTGGGACTCATTTATTTTTAGAATTTTGGGCCTCCTATATTTTGGGGCCCTTAAAAGTTAGGTTCCGACCCCCTAAATTGACAGCTCTAATTAGAGGGTGTGTAGAAGTTGTTGAGTCAGTTAGAAGTTGTTAATTCTGTTAGGTTGTAATTGTGAAGTTAGAAGTGCCATTAAAAGTGTTTGcagtttttgtttttttttggaGGTTTTTGCTTCTGTTATAGCAGTGTTGTTATAGGTGGTTGAAATGCGGTTAGGGAGGAAAGTTTGTTTTGAGTCGGTTTGTTAGGTAGTTTTTGTGATGAACTATGTTATGTTGCTAACTGAATGATTGTTGATGTTGTGCATTATTGTTAAGTATCATGTTCATGCTTGTAATATGGATATATGGTTGAATTGGATTAATGTAATGCTCATGTCAGATTTTGGTGTTTGGATTAGTGAATGTTAATGTGTATGTATGCTAACATGGTTTGAAATGGTTTGTAGGGTATTTGGTACAAATGGAGGGTTTGAACAAAGGAATACAAGTTGCATATTCTTGAAGTAACATGTGAACATGGTGAAGGAAACATTAAGAAAATGTGGATTCGTGAAGATTAAAGTTAAAATGGAAAATAGGTTTAGGATGGGTGGAATAGAATGTAAAAAGTTTGGAAATGAAATAGATTTGAAAAAAGAGTTTAATGATCACAATTGTAATGGTTTATGTATTGAAACGCATGTATTTGGAAATGAAAATAATTCGAACTTGTCATGTTTGTAATGGATTTTTTATTGTATCGAGTTTAAGCTTTTTAATTGCAATGCTTGGAAATGTTTGACATGTTGTAACTTTTGTAAGATGGACTTAAATGTAAAGTTTGTGGTTGTAATGAAGTAGTAGAAATGAAATGAACTTGGTTATGGTATGTGATGGTTATCGTAAACTTAAGTTTGACTTGATGAATTTGTGAATGTATTACAATGGCTATGGTTTATGGAATTTTGAATGGTAACTGTAAAAATAGTTTCTAATGGTTTTTGAATTTTGGCTCAAGCATGGTTTTAAATGGTGATTATATGGTTATGGTCATTACAATGAATCCTAGCTTGGGGATTTAGCCACCCTTCTATGTTTTGTGTGATCAAGACCCTTGAATCCATGATTTTTAGCTTCTCAATAAAAATGGAATGTACTATGATGCACTGAGTATGCAGATGAGATGCTAAACAAAAGGTTAGGTAGAAATGAAAAGGGGAGGGCTgattttggggtatgacagttacCCCTATTTAATATTCTCAAATCTGAATGTATGAATAACATGACTTTCAAACATTCGAGATATGAGAGGGTTAAATATTAGAATATCCAAGAAATTTGCTTGTTGGAaatgaatgaaatgaatgaaaTGTGAGACAAGGGTATTAATGGGAAATGGTGTAATGGATGGCGTATGTgtttgtgcatcatgtcatggaaaaggatagtcatggctctttggtatgttgcaccagcattctttaaaacgaaaggtatcactctatagcagaatgttccctagggtgtaataaatgttgtcttttccatgtcctcgggtgccatcttgatctgattataatcgaagaaaccatccataaaggagaagacattgaatttagttgtattatctatcaacatgtcaatgtgtggtcgaggaaaatcatcttttgggcttgctttgttcaagtctctataaccaacacacatccgaactttaccatccttcttcggatCAGGCACAATGTTCGCCATCCATTGAGGATAC includes:
- the LOC127073311 gene encoding uncharacterized protein LOC127073311, with the translated sequence MEKSSFLDRMIGHLRGTCKYYTGYPKDLGPSRVVHFTSEREFVNLLHEGFPVVVAFTIRGNYTEHLDKVLEEAASEFYPHVKFMRVECPKYPGFCISRQKKEYPFMEIFHSPTHVANQGRVADPNITKYNVKVMPFNYDISVYGFREIFKRYGIRASDMK